A genomic stretch from Telopea speciosissima isolate NSW1024214 ecotype Mountain lineage chromosome 7, Tspe_v1, whole genome shotgun sequence includes:
- the LOC122667759 gene encoding uncharacterized protein LOC122667759, producing the protein MASLAIINQAAISVSNHYPLPKLTVSLISSPFARANSKPSGSGRLSSRIRAEVMATEKMGIKIERNPPETKLTHLGVRQWPKWGCPPSKFPWTYDAKETCYLLKGKVKVHPDGHQDFVEFGAGDLVEFPKGMKCTWDVSEAVDKHYNFEY; encoded by the exons ATGGCGAGTCTGGCTATTATAAATCAAGCAGCCATCTCTGTTTCCAATCATTACCCACTACCCAAACTCACTGTCTCTCTGATTTCCTCTCCGTTTGCAAGGGCCAACTCCAAACCAAGCGGAAGCGGAAGGCTCTCTTCTAGGATAAGAGCAGAAGTAATGGCAACAGAGAAAATGGGAATAAAGATCGAACGGAACCCTCCTGAGACAAAACTCACCCACCTCGGAGTCAGACAATGGCCCAA GTGGGGATGCCCTCCAAGTAAATTCCCATGGACATATGATGCCAAAGAGACATGTTATCTTTTGAAGGGTAAGGTGAAGGTTCACCCTGATGGGCACCAGGATTTTGTGGAGTTTGGGGCTGGTGATTtggttgagtttccaaaaggAATGAAGTGCACTTGGGATGTATCAGAAGCTGTGGACAAGCACTACAACTTTGAATATTAA
- the LOC122667756 gene encoding probable fructokinase-5, with the protein MATPSIVSFGEMLIDFVPNEAGVSLAESKGFLKAPGGAPANVACAITKLGGSSAFVGKVGGDEFGRMLVDIIKKNGVNVDGVCYDKDARTALAFVTLRADGEREFMFYRNPSADMLLKESELNMGLIKQAKIFHYGSISLISDPTRSAHLAAMKAAKEAGVLLSYDPNLRLPLWPSPEAARNGIKSIWNKADIIKVSDEELQFIAEGDPMSEEVVKSVWYEGCKLLVITCGEKGCKYYTKSFKGNVNGYAVKAVDTTGAGDAFIGALLYSIAKDPSILENEEKLKEALQISNACGAIVTTQKGAIPALPDMSTALALISKS; encoded by the exons ATGGCAACTCCATCGATAGTTTCATTCGGGGAGATGTTAATCGATTTCGTGCCAAACGAGGCCGGTGTCTCTCTGGCTGAGTCGAAAGGTTTCCTTAAAGCCCCAGGTGGAGCCCCTGCCAATGTTGCCTGCGCCATTACCAAGCTTGGTGGTTCCTCTGCTTTCGTTGGCAAG GTTGGAGGCGACGAATTCGGTCGGATGCTGGTGGATATCATAAAGAAAAATGGGGTAAACGTAGATGGAGTGTGCTACGACAAGGACGCGAGGACAGCACTGGCATTCGTAACGCTGAGGGCGGATGGAGAGAGGGAGTTCATGTTCTACCGCAACCCAAGTGCGGACATGCTTCTCAAGGAATCGGAGCTCAACATGGGGTTGATCAAGCAGGCCAAGATCTTCCACTATGGTTCCATCAGCTTGATCTCTGACCCTACTCGCTCCGCCCACTTGGCCGCCATGAAAGCCGCTAAGGAAGCTGGTGTCTTGCTTTCCTACGATCCTAATCTCCGCCTCCCACTCTGGCCCTCTCCTGAGGCTGCCCGGAATGGGATCAAGAGCATCTGGAACAAGGCTGATATCATCAAG GTCAGCGACGAAGAGCTGCAATTCATAGCAGAGGGTGACCCTATGAGTGAGGAAGTCGTGAAGTCAGTCTGGTACGAAGGGTGTAAGCTCCTCGTTATCACCTGCGGCGAAAAGGGCTGCAAATACTACACTAAG TCATTCAAAGGGAATGTGAATGGGTATGCAGTGAAGGCCGTGGACACAACAGGAGCTGGTGATGCTTTTATTGGTGCATTACTCTACTCAATCGCTAAAGATCCTTCAATCTTAGAGAATGAAGAGAAGCTGAAAGAGGCCCTTCAAATATCAAATGCTTGCGGAGCTATCGTTACGACCCAGAAAGGAGCAATTCCTGCACTTCCAGACATGTCTACCGCCCTTGCACTCATCTCCAAGTCTTAG